The Novipirellula caenicola genome includes a region encoding these proteins:
- a CDS encoding ABC transporter ATP-binding protein codes for MNQSTILPAEAPSAPSEAKPTAICVATGVRHAYDTKSGDRTWALQGIDLTTHAGEIFALLGPNGSGKTTLFRLLCTLLPIQHGTIRIGGIDSRTNPLAVRRQIGIVFQSPSLDNKLTVDENIACQGALYGITGRELNVRRDALLEQLNLTDRRRDYCETLSGGLKRRVELVKGMLHQPRLLLLDEPSTGLDPGARLDLWKAIRTMSDQGTSVLMTTHLLEEADKADRVAIMHEGQKIVEGAPYQLRRDLGDGVITIETSNPDAAAARLSKQLQLDSQSIGNQLRLQSDTPAQLVPLISEQLGDLAESISIGRPSLEDVFIAKTGHQFQ; via the coding sequence GTGAATCAATCTACGATCCTGCCGGCGGAAGCACCGTCGGCGCCGAGCGAAGCAAAACCAACGGCAATCTGCGTGGCGACAGGCGTTCGCCATGCCTATGACACCAAATCAGGCGACCGCACCTGGGCGTTGCAAGGCATTGACTTGACCACGCACGCTGGTGAGATTTTTGCGCTGCTGGGCCCCAATGGCAGCGGTAAAACGACGCTGTTTCGTTTGCTGTGCACGCTGTTGCCGATCCAACACGGGACGATCCGAATCGGCGGCATCGACAGCCGCACCAATCCATTAGCGGTTCGCCGTCAAATCGGGATCGTGTTTCAGTCACCAAGCTTGGACAACAAGCTAACGGTTGATGAAAACATCGCTTGCCAAGGCGCGCTGTACGGAATCACCGGACGTGAGTTGAATGTCCGCCGCGACGCGTTGCTCGAACAATTGAATCTGACCGATCGTCGTCGCGATTACTGCGAAACGCTTTCGGGCGGTCTGAAGCGACGCGTCGAACTTGTCAAAGGCATGCTGCACCAACCGAGGCTGCTGCTGTTGGACGAACCGAGTACGGGATTGGACCCCGGTGCCCGGCTTGATCTGTGGAAAGCGATTCGCACGATGAGCGATCAAGGCACATCGGTGTTGATGACGACGCACTTGTTGGAAGAAGCAGACAAAGCCGACCGTGTGGCGATCATGCACGAGGGACAGAAGATTGTCGAAGGAGCGCCTTACCAGCTTCGCCGTGACCTCGGCGACGGCGTGATCACGATCGAAACGAGCAACCCCGACGCGGCCGCGGCTCGGCTGAGCAAGCAACTGCAACTGGACTCGCAATCGATCGGCAATCAACTGCGGTTGCAAAGCGATACTCCTGCACAACTCGTCCCTTTGATCTCCGAACAACTTGGCGACTTGGCCGAATCCATCTCGATTGGCCGTCCTAGCTTGGAAGACGTTTTCATCGCCAAAACCGGTCACCAGTTTCAGTAA
- a CDS encoding cytochrome c yields MPPLVRSFLPIVCSLPLVLLLTGCDAKIDQFSPNTLYSLTLAESQSALMDAAQTDTSAVLEQAFGTPNQPKWPANLLSGRDRTLLEVERLERAAGPISSLQDGSHLGLYREHCVHCHGLAGDGFGPTSLALNPYPRDFRRGVFKWKSTRRNAKPTREDLRRTLIHGEAGTAMPSFSVLPDDELDALVDYVIYLSIRGEVERELLAAAVELGYDETPPEENLRLRMPSVSDAASAGDAQAASEGAEATREIIQEVIRSWVSAEDAVVEVPAAPPANDTDSIERGRELFHGQIANCVGCHGPQGNGAAVTLDYDDWTKEYSTRLGLTPTDRDAMKPFRKAGAPKPRPIIPRRLQGGVFRGGGDGETLYRRITQGVAGTPMPSLEVTETESGKGLTPDQVWDLVHYVQSLGKP; encoded by the coding sequence ATGCCCCCTCTCGTCCGCTCTTTCCTGCCGATCGTCTGTTCGCTGCCGCTGGTGCTGCTGTTGACCGGATGTGATGCCAAGATTGATCAATTTTCCCCCAACACGCTGTATTCGCTGACGTTGGCCGAGTCGCAATCGGCGCTGATGGATGCGGCTCAAACCGACACCTCGGCAGTGCTGGAACAGGCATTTGGGACGCCGAATCAGCCCAAATGGCCCGCTAACTTGCTGAGCGGTCGGGACCGCACGCTGTTGGAGGTCGAGCGACTCGAGCGGGCGGCAGGTCCGATTTCAAGCCTGCAAGACGGCAGCCATCTGGGACTGTACCGAGAGCACTGTGTCCATTGTCACGGGTTAGCCGGCGACGGATTCGGGCCAACATCGCTGGCGTTGAATCCTTACCCTCGCGATTTTCGCCGCGGGGTTTTCAAGTGGAAATCGACCCGGCGGAATGCCAAACCGACGCGAGAGGATCTTCGCCGCACGCTGATTCATGGCGAAGCAGGTACGGCGATGCCGTCGTTTTCGGTTTTGCCCGACGACGAACTGGATGCCCTGGTCGATTACGTGATCTATCTGTCGATTCGTGGCGAAGTCGAGCGTGAATTGCTGGCCGCTGCAGTGGAATTGGGCTACGACGAGACGCCTCCCGAAGAAAACCTGCGACTTCGCATGCCGAGCGTCAGCGATGCGGCATCCGCCGGCGACGCTCAAGCCGCAAGCGAAGGCGCCGAAGCGACTCGCGAAATCATCCAGGAAGTGATCCGCAGTTGGGTCAGCGCCGAAGATGCCGTGGTCGAAGTGCCCGCCGCCCCCCCAGCAAATGACACCGACTCGATTGAGCGAGGCCGCGAGCTGTTCCATGGCCAAATTGCAAACTGCGTGGGCTGTCACGGGCCGCAAGGCAACGGCGCCGCGGTGACGCTTGATTACGACGATTGGACCAAAGAGTATTCAACGCGATTGGGATTAACGCCCACCGACCGCGATGCGATGAAACCGTTCCGCAAAGCGGGTGCTCCCAAACCGCGACCGATCATCCCGCGACGATTACAAGGCGGCGTGTTCCGTGGCGGCGGTGATGGCGAGACACTCTATCGCCGGATCACCCAAGGAGTCGCGGGAACCCCGATGCCAAGCTTGGAGGTGACCGAGACCGAGAGCGGCAAAGGATTGACGCCGGATCAAGTCTGGGACTTGGTCCACTATGTTCAATCGCTCGGAAAACCTTAG
- a CDS encoding COX15/CtaA family protein, translating to MQSPSTPYHRIVHRLALLTVCLTWPLIWVGGMVTTYDAGMAVPDWPNTYGYNLFLYPYKTWLLGPFDLFIEHGHRLLGALLGFTAIGLVVAAWRTEHRGWVKGFTAMILVAVIIQGGLGGIRVVLGDRTFAMIHGTTAPIVFALTVTGMVITSRWWFRYSRPDVIQPAPAAAPQSEQTDPESEKSVALPSLAKGTFGIVTLLVLTCYVQLVLGARLRHLQPTGSPTGFLHTTATHVVLAFVLWLMVAVAWARLRKCGDLTLSRPGVALIGLVGIQILLGIGTWVVHYGWPAFLGWFPGAEGYVIESKNYTNALLVTSHVATGSLILAVSTFAWVRILRVRNLNMASVTSETAT from the coding sequence ATGCAATCACCAAGTACCCCCTATCACCGCATCGTTCACCGATTGGCCCTGCTGACCGTCTGTTTGACGTGGCCGCTGATCTGGGTCGGCGGCATGGTCACGACGTATGACGCGGGCATGGCGGTTCCGGATTGGCCGAACACGTACGGTTACAACCTGTTTTTGTATCCCTACAAAACGTGGCTGCTGGGGCCGTTCGATTTGTTTATCGAACACGGACACCGCTTGCTTGGCGCGTTACTCGGCTTCACCGCGATTGGTTTGGTCGTGGCGGCTTGGCGGACCGAGCATCGAGGTTGGGTCAAAGGGTTTACCGCGATGATCTTAGTCGCGGTGATCATCCAAGGGGGGCTCGGTGGCATCCGAGTGGTGCTTGGCGACCGTACGTTTGCGATGATCCATGGCACGACCGCCCCGATCGTGTTTGCCTTGACCGTCACAGGGATGGTGATCACCAGCCGATGGTGGTTCCGATATTCACGTCCCGATGTGATTCAGCCCGCCCCCGCAGCGGCACCCCAATCGGAGCAAACCGATCCCGAATCCGAAAAATCTGTCGCCTTGCCTTCGCTTGCCAAAGGGACGTTTGGAATCGTCACTCTGTTGGTACTGACCTGTTACGTGCAGCTCGTCTTAGGGGCGAGATTACGGCATTTGCAGCCCACTGGGTCCCCCACAGGCTTTTTACACACAACCGCAACACACGTCGTATTGGCGTTCGTGTTGTGGTTGATGGTGGCCGTTGCTTGGGCCCGATTACGCAAGTGCGGCGATTTGACGCTGTCGCGTCCAGGGGTTGCCTTGATAGGATTAGTGGGCATTCAAATTTTGCTGGGTATTGGGACTTGGGTAGTTCACTATGGCTGGCCTGCGTTTCTGGGATGGTTTCCCGGAGCGGAGGGTTATGTCATCGAGTCAAAGAATTACACCAATGCGTTACTTGTCACTTCGCATGTTGCGACCGGATCTTTGATTCTTGCGGTTTCCACGTTTGCATGGGTCCGTATACTGCGTGTTCGCAACCTGAACATGGCTTCCGTCACGAGCGAAACGGCGACTTAA
- the prfA gene encoding peptide chain release factor 1: MSTIRDTLEEKLARFKQLELDMSDPEVLADGARMSAAAREHGGLAKVAGKYREFKKLTDEIHGCEEMAEAADDPEEREMAEAEMEGLRKRREELWEDLLSLTVGGEDSHRTRCVMEIRAGTGGDEAALFARDLFEMYRHYAETKGWKTEILDHSATEMGGFKDITLTLEGENVYRDLAYESGGHRVQRVPETETQGRIHTSAATVAVMPEPEDVEVNIKPDDYRVDKFCASGPGGQHVNKTESAIRLTHHETGIVVQCQDEKSQHKNLARALRVLKARVYEKKREEEDAKLAEKRKGLIGSGDRSQRIRTYNFPQNRLTDHRINLTLYKLDQIIAGDLSPVTEAMIEYDRDQLRGDMID; this comes from the coding sequence ATGAGTACGATCCGCGACACCCTCGAAGAAAAGCTTGCTCGATTTAAGCAGCTCGAACTCGATATGTCCGACCCTGAGGTGCTTGCCGATGGCGCCCGCATGAGTGCGGCGGCACGCGAACACGGCGGGCTGGCCAAGGTGGCAGGGAAGTACCGCGAGTTCAAAAAGCTGACCGACGAAATTCACGGCTGCGAAGAGATGGCCGAAGCGGCCGACGATCCGGAAGAGCGTGAAATGGCCGAAGCCGAGATGGAAGGGCTTCGCAAACGTCGCGAGGAATTGTGGGAAGACCTGCTCTCGCTAACGGTCGGGGGCGAGGACTCGCACCGAACTCGATGTGTGATGGAAATTCGCGCGGGCACCGGTGGCGATGAAGCCGCCTTGTTCGCTCGCGACCTGTTCGAAATGTACCGGCACTATGCCGAAACGAAGGGTTGGAAGACCGAGATTTTGGACCATAGCGCCACGGAAATGGGTGGGTTCAAAGACATCACGCTGACGCTCGAAGGCGAGAACGTCTATCGCGACTTGGCGTACGAATCCGGAGGACATCGCGTCCAACGGGTTCCGGAAACCGAGACCCAAGGCCGAATTCACACCTCCGCCGCGACCGTGGCGGTGATGCCGGAACCCGAAGACGTCGAAGTCAACATCAAGCCCGACGATTACCGAGTCGACAAGTTTTGTGCGTCCGGCCCCGGCGGCCAGCACGTTAACAAGACGGAATCGGCGATTCGTTTGACACACCATGAAACCGGCATCGTCGTGCAGTGCCAAGATGAAAAGAGCCAACACAAAAACTTGGCTCGCGCGCTACGAGTGCTCAAGGCACGCGTGTACGAAAAGAAACGCGAAGAGGAAGACGCGAAGTTGGCCGAAAAGCGGAAAGGGCTGATTGGTTCTGGCGACCGCAGCCAGCGCATCCGCACCTACAATTTTCCTCAGAACCGTTTGACCGACCACCGCATCAACTTGACGCTCTATAAACTCGATCAAATCATTGCAGGGGACTTAAGCCCTGTCACCGAAGCGATGATCGAATACGATCGCGATCAACTTCGCGGCGATATGATTGACTAA
- a CDS encoding ABC transporter permease, whose amino-acid sequence MSAITTSPSLSSDSVGSPNPTSARAGMSAAWMLARREWTRFFRQRNRVSAAIVQPLLFWMLFGTGLRGAFTVAGDQNFMEFFLPGTVGLIVLFTAIFATISVIEDRREGFMQSVLVSPVGRWPVLMGKVIGGSAIAWVQAMFFLMLVYLFGTASISSSIFLLMPLLALIAIGMCSLGMIVAWPMDSTQGFHAIMMLGLMPMWLLSGSFFPIPAWNDSTIGQMILGGMMRINPLSYSMLEMRRLIYPEVDFSSAGFAPSSATCWSVTIIATIVVTLIAWRLVRGSRKVDVIV is encoded by the coding sequence ATGAGTGCCATCACGACATCCCCTTCGTTGAGTTCCGATTCCGTCGGCTCTCCCAACCCAACTTCGGCGCGGGCGGGCATGTCGGCGGCTTGGATGCTGGCTCGACGCGAATGGACGCGTTTCTTTCGTCAACGCAACCGCGTTTCGGCGGCGATCGTCCAACCGCTGCTGTTTTGGATGCTGTTCGGCACCGGACTTCGTGGCGCGTTCACCGTGGCGGGGGACCAGAATTTCATGGAGTTCTTTCTGCCCGGCACGGTCGGGTTGATTGTCTTGTTTACCGCCATCTTTGCCACGATCTCGGTGATCGAAGATCGTCGCGAAGGGTTCATGCAATCGGTGTTGGTTTCACCGGTGGGGCGTTGGCCCGTGTTGATGGGCAAAGTCATCGGCGGCAGCGCGATTGCGTGGGTCCAAGCAATGTTCTTTCTGATGCTGGTCTACCTGTTTGGTACCGCATCGATCAGCAGCAGTATTTTTCTGCTGATGCCGCTGTTGGCGTTGATCGCCATCGGCATGTGCTCGCTGGGTATGATCGTGGCATGGCCGATGGACAGCACGCAAGGTTTCCATGCAATCATGATGCTCGGCTTGATGCCGATGTGGTTACTGAGCGGTTCGTTCTTTCCAATCCCCGCCTGGAACGATTCCACGATCGGCCAAATGATCCTTGGCGGCATGATGCGAATCAATCCACTTAGCTACTCGATGTTGGAAATGCGGCGGTTGATCTACCCCGAAGTCGATTTTAGTAGTGCCGGCTTCGCCCCCTCGAGTGCGACCTGCTGGAGCGTCACGATCATCGCGACGATCGTGGTCACCCTGATCGCATGGCGACTCGTACGCGGCAGCCGCAAAGTGGACGTGATTGTCTAG
- a CDS encoding DUF420 domain-containing protein codes for MWQFLADNLPHATATLNATATVLLALGLIRIRQGNPRAHKKMMLAALCVSGVFLGLYLLHKVALYQTTGEPNKRFPTDPSIASDAARYTFFSILGTHLILAIAVPFLALRAVYLAMKGRIVAHKKLVRFAYPIWMYVSVTGVLVYLMLYQIYAV; via the coding sequence ATGTGGCAATTTTTGGCAGACAACCTGCCTCACGCAACGGCAACGCTGAACGCAACGGCAACTGTTTTGCTAGCACTCGGATTGATCCGCATTCGCCAGGGCAATCCACGGGCTCATAAGAAGATGATGTTGGCGGCACTGTGCGTCAGCGGAGTCTTTCTAGGGTTGTACTTGCTGCACAAAGTCGCCCTCTATCAAACCACGGGTGAACCGAATAAACGATTTCCCACCGATCCCTCGATCGCTTCGGACGCGGCGCGATACACGTTCTTCAGCATCCTGGGGACACACCTGATTTTGGCGATCGCGGTTCCATTTCTGGCGTTACGTGCGGTTTATTTGGCGATGAAAGGCCGGATCGTCGCTCATAAGAAACTGGTCCGGTTCGCTTACCCGATTTGGATGTACGTCTCGGTGACCGGAGTCCTGGTTTACCTGATGCTTTACCAAATTTACGCGGTTTGA
- the rpmE gene encoding 50S ribosomal protein L31, with product MKDGIHPKYQETTVSCGCGNTFTTRSVRPELKVDICSECHPFYTGKLKFVDTAGRIDKFQKKFAAGTYGSLASKKPAKKAKK from the coding sequence ATGAAAGACGGCATTCACCCTAAATACCAAGAAACAACCGTATCCTGCGGTTGCGGCAACACCTTTACCACCCGCAGCGTGCGACCTGAATTGAAGGTCGACATTTGCAGCGAATGCCATCCTTTCTACACCGGAAAGCTGAAATTCGTTGACACCGCGGGCCGTATCGACAAATTCCAGAAGAAATTTGCGGCGGGAACCTATGGCAGCTTGGCCTCGAAGAAGCCAGCGAAGAAAGCCAAAAAATAG
- a CDS encoding SCO family protein, translating into MRTTIHIILILLIGIVLGLGMRQIRNSDHANGPGPGEEVFTDAGVDVDAVDPSNVENTTPSHPPEDEAWLSKFELTERSGETVASEDLKGQPYVVSFFFSTCPSICVTQNQKLKELQDEFEGQGVRFVAISVDPETDTPEILREYAARFGADRDQWLFMTGDLSYIRRVGAEVFRMPVDKQFHTERFVLVDPEGEIEGFYNWPEKAQFQKLKEKIQEMISSSEKKAS; encoded by the coding sequence ATGCGAACAACGATCCATATTATCTTGATTCTGCTTATCGGCATTGTCCTCGGACTGGGCATGCGTCAGATCCGCAATTCCGATCACGCCAACGGACCAGGCCCCGGCGAAGAGGTCTTTACCGATGCAGGCGTTGATGTCGACGCGGTCGATCCGAGCAATGTTGAAAACACGACACCTAGCCATCCGCCCGAAGACGAAGCGTGGCTAAGCAAGTTTGAATTGACCGAGCGAAGCGGAGAGACGGTTGCAAGCGAAGACCTAAAAGGGCAACCCTACGTGGTCAGCTTTTTCTTCAGTACCTGTCCAAGTATCTGTGTCACGCAAAATCAAAAACTAAAGGAACTGCAGGACGAATTCGAAGGCCAAGGCGTTCGCTTTGTTGCCATCTCGGTCGATCCCGAAACCGACACCCCCGAGATCCTGCGTGAGTACGCGGCGCGTTTCGGCGCCGACCGTGATCAGTGGTTATTCATGACCGGCGACCTCAGCTACATTCGCCGCGTCGGTGCGGAAGTATTCCGGATGCCGGTGGACAAACAATTTCATACCGAGCGCTTTGTGCTGGTCGATCCCGAGGGTGAAATCGAAGGGTTTTACAATTGGCCCGAGAAAGCTCAGTTCCAGAAACTGAAAGAGAAGATCCAAGAAATGATTTCGTCCTCTGAGAAAAAGGCATCCTGA
- the prmC gene encoding peptide chain release factor N(5)-glutamine methyltransferase, with amino-acid sequence MSDTKEEPWTVLRLLEWTTNFFKSRGSESPRLDAEVLLAHARDCARIELYTAFSEVPTEEQRVAFREMIRRRGEGTPVAQLVGYREFYSLRFRVDENVLIPRPETEHLVIEALDVAKAMKISDRPIRIADVGTGSGAIAITLAKNIKNAEITAIDLSEPALKIATWNAEQLDVTDTVRFVHSDLFESVGEPSTFDIICSNPPYVSESEYEQLDPTVRDHEPREALVAGIDGMDVIKRLLETAPERLEVGGRLIIEISPMIAELCEELVEVTPALGDLRFIKDLSGQRRIISMARV; translated from the coding sequence ATGTCGGACACCAAGGAAGAGCCGTGGACGGTGCTACGACTGTTGGAGTGGACCACCAATTTTTTCAAAAGCCGGGGAAGCGAATCACCTCGGCTTGATGCCGAAGTCTTGCTCGCTCACGCCCGCGATTGCGCGCGGATTGAACTGTACACCGCGTTCAGCGAAGTCCCGACCGAAGAGCAACGCGTGGCGTTTCGCGAGATGATTCGCCGGCGTGGCGAAGGCACCCCGGTGGCTCAATTGGTCGGCTATCGCGAATTCTATTCGCTCCGTTTTCGCGTGGATGAAAACGTGTTGATCCCACGTCCGGAAACGGAACATCTGGTGATCGAGGCACTCGATGTCGCCAAGGCGATGAAGATCAGCGACCGACCGATCCGCATTGCCGATGTTGGCACCGGCAGCGGCGCGATCGCGATCACGTTGGCCAAAAACATCAAAAACGCCGAGATCACCGCGATCGATCTGAGCGAGCCAGCGTTAAAAATCGCGACTTGGAATGCGGAACAGCTCGACGTCACCGATACCGTTCGCTTTGTGCACAGCGATCTGTTTGAATCCGTTGGCGAACCATCCACGTTTGACATCATCTGCAGCAATCCGCCGTACGTCAGCGAGTCCGAATACGAGCAGCTTGATCCGACGGTACGTGATCACGAACCTCGCGAAGCGCTGGTCGCCGGGATCGATGGGATGGACGTCATCAAACGGTTGCTTGAAACCGCACCTGAGCGGTTGGAAGTCGGCGGCCGATTGATCATTGAAATCAGCCCGATGATCGCCGAACTGTGCGAAGAACTCGTCGAAGTAACACCCGCCCTCGGCGACCTGCGATTCATCAAAGATCTCAGCGGCCAGCGGCGAATCATCTCGATGGCCCGCGTGTAG
- the cyoE gene encoding heme o synthase produces MSTEILIADPLTPSSARVRYVSEGKRVDSQRESHPRNAAHDAANATEVAVGAGQGRGEDTSSAAANPATVVATRPSLFSDYIQLTKPRIVTMILVTTVASAMIAAGGWIATVDMFWLLLGTAMVAGSAGAANQVWERRIDCNMTRTATRPLPAERIKLTPAILYTAALVVVGTAILYWQFGYAPAAAGVATWLLYVLIYTPMKTRTAWNTTVGAVAGALPVLMGYTAAGGGIGDWTGWLLVAVLAAWQYPHFMAIAWLYRRQYAEAGFCMSTTVDPSGRSAAAQSIAGSIAILGCSVALCVIPGGSIAGMLIASAAAIVACYPMLRASIRFSATPDDAMARKLLRSSLLVLPAVLAIVTVRTVL; encoded by the coding sequence GTGTCGACAGAGATATTAATCGCCGACCCACTGACGCCCTCGTCGGCGAGGGTTCGTTACGTGAGCGAAGGAAAACGAGTGGACAGCCAGCGGGAATCCCACCCTCGAAATGCTGCCCACGACGCAGCCAACGCAACCGAGGTTGCCGTCGGGGCAGGGCAGGGCAGGGGCGAAGACACTTCGTCTGCAGCCGCCAACCCCGCTACGGTTGTGGCAACGCGTCCGAGTCTTTTTTCGGACTACATCCAACTGACCAAGCCGCGAATTGTGACGATGATCCTGGTCACCACCGTGGCTTCGGCGATGATTGCCGCAGGCGGATGGATTGCCACGGTTGATATGTTTTGGTTGTTGCTGGGAACCGCGATGGTCGCCGGCAGCGCCGGAGCGGCGAACCAGGTTTGGGAACGACGTATCGATTGCAACATGACGCGAACCGCAACACGTCCATTGCCGGCCGAGCGAATCAAGTTGACCCCGGCGATCCTTTACACCGCAGCGCTCGTCGTCGTGGGCACCGCGATTTTGTATTGGCAATTTGGTTATGCCCCCGCTGCCGCCGGAGTCGCCACTTGGTTGCTTTACGTGCTGATCTACACTCCGATGAAAACACGCACGGCATGGAACACCACCGTCGGCGCTGTGGCCGGAGCCTTGCCCGTATTGATGGGCTATACCGCCGCGGGCGGTGGGATTGGTGATTGGACCGGTTGGTTGTTGGTAGCGGTTTTGGCCGCCTGGCAATATCCCCACTTCATGGCCATTGCTTGGTTGTACCGCCGCCAATACGCGGAAGCCGGATTCTGCATGTCCACCACGGTGGACCCCAGCGGCCGCTCGGCCGCAGCTCAAAGCATTGCCGGTTCGATCGCGATCTTGGGCTGCAGCGTCGCCTTGTGTGTGATCCCCGGCGGGTCGATCGCAGGAATGCTGATCGCATCGGCGGCTGCCATTGTTGCTTGCTATCCAATGCTGCGGGCGTCGATTCGCTTCTCGGCGACCCCCGACGACGCGATGGCTCGCAAACTGTTGCGATCCTCGTTGTTGGTGTTGCCTGCGGTGTTGGCCATTGTGACCGTACGAACGGTGTTGTGA